The following proteins are co-located in the Manihot esculenta cultivar AM560-2 chromosome 7, M.esculenta_v8, whole genome shotgun sequence genome:
- the LOC110619083 gene encoding protein VAPYRIN: MERPLIEVSDSEVRLHFMLNSKCRANVRLRSLSATTPIAFKVQTSSPHKFLVNPPTGLIPPSSSTIFQIILRPQTHLPSSFPRSPSDRFLIKTAPFPPNSSDLTNPDSLNSWFSSLPLWSTQDFKLKVAFVGPFLLRHAVSCGDVNSVKNIIKRQRSILSELSPREAESLLRVATELADPEGMVNLLLEAGLKIDARAKADDVGFHQMDAKWQSKGWSELHVAIAFDRTDEVLDSLDSFGPLDLRDKEGRTPLHLAAGRGNIKCARVLVESGADKDAKSKDGRTALYRAAANGDHKMVEMLIEMGSDPTIADNHGRSAFEVARDKGHEEILGTLERGEVVLMAARRGNLEHLESLLKKGANKNYKDQYGFTALHAAAIKGHKDIVSMLLEFGVDLECQDNEGHSSLHLAVEGGSLETVEVLVSRGANVNAMSNRGATPLYVARTLGYTDISQFLVSRGASLPSPPPSSLPSSLQSIQHDKVL; the protein is encoded by the exons ATGGAGAGGCCGCTCATCGAAGTATCAGACTCAGAGGTTCGTCTACACTTTATGCTCAATTCCAAATGCCGAGCCAACGTCCGCCTCAGGTCTCTCTCCGCCACTACCCCAATAGCATTCAAGGTCCAAACTTCATCGCCGCACAAGTTCCTGGTTAATCCACCAACAGGGCTTATCCCTCCTTCATCCTCTACCATCTTTCAAATCATACTCAGACCACAAACCCATCTCCCATCCTCTTTCCCTCGTTCTCCCTCCGACCGTTTCCTCATCAAAACGGCACCGTTTCCTCCCAATTCATCCGATTTGACTAACCCCGATTCTCTCAACTCATGGTTCTCTTCCCTTCCTCTCTGGTCAACTCAAGATTTTAAGCTCAAGGTAGCCTTCGTCGGTCCGTTTCTTCTCCGGCATGCTGTCAGCTGTGGGGATGTTAACTCTGTGAAGAATATAATAAAGAGGCAGAGGTCGATACTTTCTGAGTTGTCACCGAGAGAGGCTGAGTCGCTCCTTCGAGTTGCTACTGAGTTGGCTGACCCTGAGGGTATGGTGAACTTACTGCTTGAAGCTGGGTTGAAGATTGACGCACGGGCTAAAGCGGATGATGTGGGCTTTCATCAAATGGACGCAAAGTGGCAATCCAAGGGCTGGAGCGAGCTGCACGTGGCAATAGCATTTGATCGGACGGACGAAGTTTTGGATTCATTGGATAGTTTTGGGCCATTGGATTTGAGAGATAAAGAAGGCAGGACACCGTTGCATTTGGCGGCAGGCAGAGGGAATATCAAGTGCGCTAGGGTGCTGGTGGAATCCGGTGCAGATAAGGATGCTAAGAGCAAAGATGGCAGGACTGCTCTGTATAGAGCAGCTGCAAATGGTGACCATAAGATGGTTGAGATGCTAATTGAGATGGGTTCTGACCCCACAATCGCAGATAATCATGGCCGTTCAGCTTTTGAAGTTGCTCGGGACAAGGGACAT GAGGAGATTCTGGGGACTCTGGAACGTGGAGAAGTAGTGCTAATGGCGGCCAGGCGAGGGAACTTGGAACACCTTGAATCATTACTAAAGAAAGGTGCAAACAAAAACTATAAAGATCAATATGGCTTCACAGCCTTGCATGCAGCAGCTATCAAAGGGCACAAAGATATAGTATCAATGCTACTTGAATTTGGTGTAGATTTGGAATGCCAGGACAATGAAGGTCATTCCTCCCTGCATTTGGCCGTGGAAGGTGGCAGTTTAGAGACAGTTGAGGTGTTGGTCAGCAGAGGAGCTAATGTTAATGCAATGAGTAACCGAGGTGCTACTCCACTCTACGTGGCTAGAACACTTGGCTACACTGACATTTCACAGTTTCTTGTAAGCAGGGGAGCCTCCTTGCCTTCTCCTCCTCCCTCTTCTTTGCCTTCCTCTTTACAATCCATCCAACATGATAAAGTTCTCTAG
- the LOC110618877 gene encoding peptide-N4-(N-acetyl-beta-glucosaminyl)asparagine amidase A-like has protein sequence MKTVLILLCLLLFTLLTLVSPSAALNLQEFQEFFEVTPPLPSDHWTPSCTHPIIQHSFTNNTNTTNYLFSTPYSPPSDCSSPWTYIVLSFNAGCSNDTSYRISGLWLGGVELLRTITPKLTTDKSRNSWTVKKDITRYSSLLAKEDLNLTMILQSIVDNVSTGVYNVSVTVLFYKNSSITVSLNRNDLSLPILAEKEANGDGDSVLEGVLSFYDTPADLIIPISDDGDTGFWYRIKNEIDLPSKQILVPCNTHRAVLELYVSFHGNDESWYSNPPSSYLRMNNISLQGNGAYREVFVTIDGASVGSELPFPVVLTSEFNSLFWKPVVSIGAFNLPSYDFEVTPFLEKVLDGQVHEFGVGIGNVIPYWLVDANLHIWLDKGSSSVTAGTVVAHNPSLALKSRKEFKRLDGSFEVKGKGGSESKGWVISTAGNLTTLILQEFRFQSFIQFQKNATKKFVKLKIKVNKEIQVLNDRGELLKRVIVKRKYPLNMITTTIPGRIVANVSHAFLETWSNGNNMSRTIDNLQKTNGWMPIVEQQASFPGESNTNQRLIYRDISICYSRTIAVTHGILSADDLSYGCISSS, from the coding sequence ATGAAGACAGTTCTCATTCTTCTCTGCTTACTTCTCTTCACTCTGCTCACACTAGTCTCTCCCTCTGCCGCTCTCAACTTGCAAGAATTCCAAGAATTCTTTGAAGTCACCCCTCCTCTACCATCTGATCATTGGACACCATCATGCACCCATCCAATTATCCAACACAGCTTCACCAACAACACAAACACCACGAACTAtctcttttccactccttaCTCTCCCCCCTCGGATTGCTCCTCTCCATGGACATATATTGTCCTCAGTTTCAATGCTGGATGCAGCAACGACACTTCTTATCGCATATCTGGGTTATGGCTTGGTGGCGTAGAGCTGCTTCGCACCATCACACCCAAGCTGACCACCGACAAATCAAGAAACTCGTGGACAGTCAAGAAGGACATCACTAGGTACTCCTCTCTTCTTGCAAAAGAAGACCTTAATCTCACAATGATTCTCCAAAGTATTGTTGACAATGTCTCCACTGGTGTTTACAATGTCAGTGTGACTGTCTTATTCTACAAAAATAGCTCCATTACTGTTTCATTAAACAGGAATGATCTGAGCCTTCCAATTTTagcagaaaaagaagcaaatggAGATGGGGATAGTGTGCTGGAAGGTGTGTTGAGTTTCTATGATACTCCTGCTGACTTGATTATTCCAATTTCTGATGATGGAGACACTGGGTTTTGGTAcagaataaaaaatgaaatagaCTTGCCTTCAAAGCAAATCCTAGTTCCGTGTAACACCCACCGTGCTGTTCTGGAACTTTATGTTTCATTTCATGGAAATGATGAGTCTTGGTACTCAAATCCACCAAGTTCCTACCTGAGAATGAACAATATATCTTTGCAAGGCAATGGTGCTTATAGAGAGGTATTTGTTACAATAGATGGGGCTAGTGTAGGCTCAGAGTTGCCATTCCCAGTTGTGTTGACATCTGAGTTTAATTCTTTGTTTTGGAAACCAGTTGTTTCTATTGGTGCTTTTAATCTCCCTTCTTATGATTTTGAGGTGACACCTTTTCTAGAGAAGGTTTTGGATGGTCAGGTTCATGAATTTGGGGTTGGAATAGGCAATGTTATTCCATATTGGCTTGTCGATGCAAATTTGCATATCTGGTTAGATAAAGGCTCATCCTCTGTCACTGCAGGAACTGTGGTTGCTCATAATCCTTCTCTTGCTTTGAAAAGCCGGAAAGAATTTAAGCGGCTTGATGGGTCATTTGAGGTAAAAGGGAAGGGAGGGAGTGAATCCAAGGGATGGGTTATATCAACTGCAGGGAACCTAACTACTCTTATTCTGCAGGAGTTCAGGTTCCAGAGCTTTATACAATTCCAAAAAAATGCAACTAAAAAATTTGTTAAATTGAAAATCAAGGTAAACAAGGAAATTCAGGTGTTAAATGACAGGGGAGAGTTGCTTAAACGAGTTATTGTTAAAAGGAAGTATCCTCTGAACATGATCACTACAACAATACCAGGAAGAATTGTTGCAAATGTTTCTCATGCTTTTCTGGAGACATGGTCTAATGGCAATAACATGTCAAGGACTATTGACAATCTCCAGAAAACCAATGGATGGATGCCGATTGTGGAGCAGCAAGCTAGTTTTCCTGGtgaatcaaacactaatcagaGGTTGATTTATAGGGATATATCCATTTGCTACTCCAGGACTATTGCAGTTACTCATGGCATACTCTCTGCAGATGATTTAAGCTATGGTTGCATCTCTAGTTCCTAA
- the LOC110619298 gene encoding protein VAPYRIN-like, with amino-acid sequence MVNLLLEAGLKIDARAKADDVGFHQIDAKWQSKGWSELHVAIAFDRTDEVLDSLDSFGPLDLRDKEGRTPLPLAAGRGNIKCARVLVESGADKDAKSKDGRTALYRAAANGDHKMVEMLIEMGSDPTIADNHGRSAFDVARDKGHILETLERGEVVLMAARRGNLEHLESLLKKGANENYKDQYGFTALRAAAIKGHKDIVSMLVKLIDC; translated from the exons ATGGTGAACTTACTGCTTGAAGCTGGGTTGAAGATCGACGCACGGGCGAAAGCGGATGATGTGGGCTTTCATCAAATCGACGCAAAGTGGCAATCCAAAGGCTGGAGCGAGCTGCACGTGGCAATAGCATTTGATCGGACGGACGAAGTTTTGGATTCATTGGATAGTTTTGGGCCATTGGATTTGAGAGATAAAGAAGGAAGGACACCGTTGCCTTTGGCGGCAGGTAGAGGGAATATCAAGTGCGCTAGGGTGTTGGTGGAATCCGGTGCAGATAAGGATGCTAAGAGCAAAGATGGCAGGACTGCACTGTATAGAGCAGCGGCAAATGGTGACCATAAGATGGTAGAGATGCTAATTGAGATGGGTTCTGACCCCACAATCGCAGATAATCATGGCCGTTCAGCTTTTGATGTTGCTCGGGACAAGGGACAT ATTCTGGAGACTCTGGAACGTGGAGAAGTAGTGCTAATGGCGGCCAGGCGAGGGAACTTGGAACACCTTGAATCATTACTAAAGAAAGGTGCAAACGAAAACTATAAAGATCAATATGGCTTCACAGCCTTGCGTGCAGCAGCTATCAAAGGGCACAAAGATATAGTATCAATGCTAGTTAAGTTAATAGATTGTTAA